The stretch of DNA AATAAACAAAATATTCCTAAGAAGTTTAATACGCTTTAATTAAAACGAGTTTTTGATTAAAGCTTTTGAGATTAACAAACAGTATTTGTTAAAAGGAGGCACTTTGAACAAACGTTCTTTCCCCATGCTAGTAGTGAGTTGCGTGCTAATTTTTGCGGCACTCGCAATCTACCTTATTCCGGCAACGGCAAAAGAAGAGCTACCCAATAAAGTCCTCCTGCCAAACAGCGGCGGAAGGGTTGTGTTTACACACACAAAACATTTGGACTATGCAATTGATCCGGAAAAAGCCAAAACCAATCTGCAAGAGGCTGCTAATGCTGCCTGTGTAACTTGCCATCATGACTTAAAAGTCAGTAACTTGGTTAACGAAAAGACCAAAACGCCTTTGGTTTATGCTTGTGGTGCGTGTCATGGAGCAAGTACCGCTCCCGATTTTAAAACCGCCCACCAAGAAAAATATTTTAACACAGGCGGTATCCAAACCTGTATCTCTTGCCACCATGAAAATGAGTTGCCGGGAACTTTGGAAGAACAACCTGAATTGCAAAAGCTTCCTTTAAAAGAAATAGGACAGTATTTTACGAGCTGTACCGAAAGTTGCCACTCAAATATGTTAGGACGCATGGATACTTTCCACAACAGCTGTATAAGTTGTCATGACAAAGTCGGGAAAGGTCCTAAAAAAGATCAATGTAAACAATGTCATACATCTTAGAGAGGGACTAATGAACAAACTATTCAATCTTACCTTTCCGGAACGTCTACAAATTACTGAGCTAGACGATATTCAAACACTGCTCGTTCCTCTTAGAGGACACGACGTTTGCAAATATGTCAAAAAACGTAGCAGCGTTATGCAAGGTGCATTACTCGCAAGTCATCAGGACAACGATATACCTGATGTCCATGCACCCAAATCAGGGATAATAAAAGAAATTACTCGTACCTATATCGAGATTGATTGTAGCAAGGAAGCACAAGCTACTGCCTTGGAAAATGCAAAAAAATTCATGGAAGAAGCTTTGGCAAAAGGAGAAGGGCAAGAAACGCTCAACTCTAACACAAACGCCAATATAGAAGCAAAACCCGTTAACCTGCTTGAACTTACCCCAAAAGACTTGATTGTTGCCTTAAAAAACTTGGGGATCTCAGCCAGACCTTTTACCAGACCATGCACAACTTTCATCTTAAACGGTTTAAACCCTGAACCCGGAATGTGTTATGCCGAAGAATTGTTGGCAACGCATGCGGCAACAATAAAAGCCGCTCTTCTATTAATTCAACGTTTATCTAACGCCGATAAATATATTCTGGCGTTACCCGAAGGCAACAAAACCAATATCGAAGGTTTTACCAACCAATTTGTTAAAGCCGTATATCCAATTAGCTTGGCTCGCCCGTTGATTACAAAAATCACCGGAACAGAAAGCAGTAAAGACGTTACCATGGTACACCTTAACAGCGTCTTTAACCTTGGTCTTGTTGCACAAAGCGGACTGCCTTTAAACAAAACAATTATTAGTGTTCAAGGCAAAAACTTCTTTACTTATATCGGAACTCCAGTCAGCACTTTATTGGAACAAGTCAACGCAGTACCTCAAGATAAAGATACTATCATCTTGGGCGGATTTATGCGCGGTTATCCTCTTTCAAGCACTCAAAGAGGAATAGATCAAAATGATTGTGCCATTATCCATGAAAAATACGGAACTGTTCCTCATCTTACAGATAACCCATGTATTAACTGTGGACTTTGCGTCAATATTTGTCCAATGCGTTTACGCCCCAATATGTTGAGTCGCTACGCTGAGTTTGAACAATACAACAACTGCCACAAAGAATATATAGAACTTTGTATCGAATGTGGTCTTTGCGGTTATGTTTGTCCCGCCTGTCGCCCGATGCAACAGTATTTCAAGATAGCTAAACATCAGCTTGGCATTGTAAGCAGACAACATACAATCCAACAACCAGTGTAAGGCAGGAAAAAGTAATGACCAGTAAAACAGAAAAAAACTTACTACCCATTTTTACAGTAGATACTCCACCATACGCTCACTTTGGCGGAAGTATTCAAAAAATGTCTCGCAATATGTTTATAGGGCTTATACCCGTCATTATTCTTTCGATAATGACTTACGGGTTGCTCTCTTTACGAGTTATGATGTTGGCTATTGGAACAGCCGTTCTTACAGAAGCTCTTTGTTTGTATTTAGCAGATAGAGAAAACCGCATTTATGACGGAACAGCCATGGTTGCAGGTCTTTTATTTGCTTTATTGTTGCCGGCGGGAGCACCTTGGTGGCTCGTTATCATCGGAAGCTCTTTAAGTATTGCAATCGGGAAACAAGCTTTTGGCGGACTTGGAGCAAACCCGCTCTGTACACCACTAGTAGGTTGGGCAATTTTAACCATTTCTTGGCCAACTCAAATGGATCCAAACGCAATGGTTTTAGGCTCTAACCTAATTGACCCGTTATTAAAATTAAAATATTTCGGAGTTCAAAGTTTACCCGAAGGAATTAATTCCGCATTATTGCTTGGCGAACAACTCGGTGGACTCGGAACAGGCTTTATCGCCGCAATTACCTTAGGCGGAATATACCTTTTAATAACAAGAACAATTCGCCCCGAAGCAACTATCGCTTATTTTTTAGGCGTATTGATTAGCGGAGTGATTTTTTGGAAAATAGATCCAAATACTCATATTTCTCCCGAACTCTATTTTCTTACCGGAAGTACCGTGCTTATGGGCTTTTTCTTTATCACCGACCACGCCTCAAGCCCTGTGTCTTCAATCGGTTTGATTTTATTCGGTCTACTCGCCGGGATATTGACCGTTCTTATGCGTATTTACGGTATTTATGCTGATGGTGCTCCTTTTGCGGTTTTATTGGCAAACCTTTGCACACCGCTTTTGGACATTATTCGCCCACGCCCTTGGGGCAAAAGGAGCTAAACGATGCGAGAAATAATAAGCATGTTGGTGGTACTGTCTGCTATTTGTGGAGTTTCCGGTTTAACGCTTTCGTTTTTAAAACAAACCACAGCTCCGACAATTCGTGCTCAAGTTTTGAAATATATTCAAGGCCCTGCTATTACGAGCGTTTTTAGTCAAGCAGACAACAAACCCCTTGAAGAATATAAAGACTTTACCCTTAAAGACGGAAAAACCGTTGTTACCGTATTCCCTTATAAACAAAACAATAAGCTTATCGGGGTTGCCCTTGAAGCAAAAGGTGGCGGATATGGCGGAGATATAGGTGTTATTGTCGGATTTAATATCGAAAAAGATACCTTACTCGGAATTGGTATAACCGAACACAAAGAAACTCCGGGAATTGGTAGTGCCGTTGCATTACCCAAGTTTACCAACCAGTTTAAAGGAAAGGGACTTGATATTAACCTTAGCTCAAGGGGTGGCAAAATAGACGCTATTTCCGGAGCAACCATATCGTCTACCGGTACAGTTACGGCAGTACAAAGTGCTGTTAATATTTATAAAGAACTTAAAGCCAATATTACCAGTCAGTGGCAATAAAGAGGTAAGTTATGGGATCAATCTGGAAAGAATTTTCAAAAGGTCTTTGGAAGGAAATTCCTCCCTTTCGCCTTGTTTTAGGTCTTTGTCCTACTCTTGCCGTTACCAAATCGGCATGGAACGGCTTTGGAATGGGTCTTGCGGTTATCTTTGTTTTGGTTTTATCAAACATGGTAATATCCTCAGTTCGCTCAATTATTCCTAAAAAAGTCCGTATCGTTTGTTTTATTGCCCTTTCGGCTACCCTCGTTGTAGCCGTTGAGCTTTTAATGCAGGCATATACTTACACACTCTATCAACAGCTCGGAATTTTCGTTCCGCTTATTGTTGTAAACTGTATTATTTTAGGGCGTGCCGAAGCTTTTGCCGCCAAAAACCCTGTCTTGCTCTCTGCGGCTGACGGCCTTGGAATAGGGATAGGCTATACCTTTGCCTTAACTTTTATTGGAGCAATCAGGGAAGTTTTAGGAACTGGCTCTTTAACTATTATAGGAATGGTCAGAGACTTTTTGGGCTTTGCCGACCCTACAAAATATGACGTTTTATTTTCTAACTTTGAACCTTTCAGAATAATGGTAGAAGCCCCGGGTGCGTTTTTAGTATTAGGTATCGTGCTCGCTTGTATGAACTGGTATACCATGTGGTCTGCGAAAAAAGCAGGTCAAGATCAACTAGCTTTAGATCCTGCGGAATGTGGCGGTTGTAGCGGTTGCAGTGGTTGTTCCGATAAATAAAGAGCTTAGCGAAAGGAACTCATTATGGAATATTTTCTTATGTTTATCGGAGCCGTGTTTGTAAACAACATCGTTTTGGCACAATTTTTGGGACAATGCCCTTATCTTGGTTGTTCTAAAGAAAAATCGGTTTCAATCGGAATGGGAAGTGCCGTTATCTTTGTTGCCGTTCTCGCAACAGGCTTGACTTGGGCGGCTCAAAAATATCTGCTTAACCCTATGGATCTTGGATATTTGCAAACTATTGTATTTATTTTGCTTATTGCAGGACTTGTACAATTTGTTGAAATGTTCTTAAAAAAAGCGGCTCCTCCCTTATATAAAGCGTTGGGAATCTTTTTACCATTAATTACAACTAACTGTTGTGTGCTTGGTCTTGCGATTTTAGCCCAAAGAGAAGAGTTTGGTCTTCTCGAAGCCCTGTTTTATTCTTTCTCTGCCAGTCTTGGCTTTATGTTAGCCTTGGTTTTAATGGCGGGAATAAGAGAACGCTTAGCTGTATGTCATGTTCCCAGAGCATTAAAAGGAACTTCGATCAGCTTAATTATGGCAGGACTCATGTCCATGTGTTTTATGGCTTTTAAAGGCATGATCTAATAAGGAGGCAATATGGTTATCGATTCTGTTTTAATGTTGGCAGGGTTGGGCTTTGCTTTAGCCGCCTTATTGGCTATAGCTTCCCGTCTTCTCTATGTTAAAGAAGACCCGCGTATCCAAGAAATAACTGAAGCTCTTCCCGGTGCCAACTGTGGTGGTTGCGGATTTGCCGGCTGTGAATCTTATGCTATTGCCGTTTTAAACTCACCCGACGTTGGTGCTAACTTATGTGTAGTCGGTGGAGAGGACACAGCGAAACAAGTTGGACTGCTCGCCGGAAAAGCCGTAGAAGAAGGGGCTCAAAACGTATGTTTTCGCCGCTGTGCTCGTGAAGAAGGAAACGTACAACAACGCTTTGACTATATCGGTGCCTCTACTTGTGCGAGTGCTGCTCTTATCGAGGGTGGACCTTATCGTTGTGGTTGGTCTTGTTTAGGGCTTGGCGACTGTGTAAGAGCTTGTCCTTTTGATGCTATTACCATAAAAAATAATATGGCAGAAATAAACGACGCCCTATGTTTAAGCTGTGGAGTTTGTGTCAAAACTTGCCCACGCTCTATCTTGCAAATTATACCACAACAAGCCAGAGTAATGTCTTATTGTGCCACAAGAGAAAAGCTTAAATTGGTTAGCGAAGTTTGCGAAGTTGGCTGTATTAACTGTTTAAGTTGTCTTAAAGCTTGTCCGGGCGGTGCTATAAAATATGAAAACTTGCGTATTGAGATTGATCACGCAAAATGTTTGGCATATGGCGAAAGTTGTAATGAAGCCTGTGTTGCGGCCTGTTCAAGAAAGATTCTGCGTTCAAGAAACAAAGGCACAAAACAGCCAATAGTGTTACAACCGAAAGAACTCGTTGAAGATTCCGTTAACGCATAACGCCAAAGATTTAAGGATATAATTATGAACTATAAGTCTCTCACACGGCGTAATTTTTTAAAACAAGCCACAACGCTCGGTGCGTCTTTATTTGTATTAAGCCCGGCTCAACTTTTGGCAGACAGCCTGACTAAAAATCATATTAGCCAAGAAACCCGTCTATTAATGGGTACTATCGTTAATATCACCGCCAAAAGTCAAAGCAAAATACAAGCAGAAACGGCTATTGGTCTTGCTTTTAATGAAATAGAACGCCTGATTGATATTTTTAATCGCCACTCTTCGAGTTCTGTAATCGGAACTTTAAATGCTCAAGGTAAGATTAAAGATATTCCAGTCGAGCTAAGTGAAGTATTAACAAATGCTCAAAAAATAACACTCAGTTCGAATGAAATGTTTAACCCGACTATAGAACCTTTATTGCGTTATTATGAAACGCATAAAACCAATAGTGCCAAGTTAAACGTCTCTAGCTCTGAAATAAAAGAATTAAGAGAACTCGCTGATCTTAACTCCGTAAAGATTAATGCAAGTGGTATTAGCTTTGCCAAACAAGGCATGGGTATTACGCTTGACGGAATAGCCAAAGGTTATATCACCGATATGGCTGCAAAGGTTTTGGAAAAAAACCAAGTCCATGACTATATGATTAACGCCGGTGGCGATATTAAAGTTAGTGGAACTAATATTGATTCACAAAGCTGGAATATCGGAATAGCCAATCCCTATCAAAAAGGACAAAGCGTTGAAACAATTCGCCTGAACCAAGGTGCTATTGCAAGCTCAGGCGGTTCGGAAAACTTTTTTGATAGCTCTAAACAAAACAACCACTTGATCAATCCGTATACGGGAAAAAGCCCTAATATAGCTTCCGTATCCGTCGTTGCACCAAATACAATGTTGGCAGACGCTTTGGCAACAACCATTGCTCTTTTACCAACTTCAAGTGCAATCAAATTGATTAATCAAACCCCTAATACCGCATGTCTTATTTTAGAGAACAGCGGTGAGCGTTTTACTTCGGCAACTTGGAATCAACTCGCCTAAAAACTAAGTAAAAGCTTTTTTTCAATATCCTGTTAAAGCTTGAGAGTGCTTGCCACCCTCAAGCTTTTTCTTTATGATAACAATCATTAACCAATTACAATATCAATGCTACTGATGTTCCATGCAAAATCTTACCTCAAATATAACGCTATTATACAGCTTGTTGTTTTTTCTCGCCTTTCTTGTGGGAATCTCTTGGCTTGTGCTTTTATTATTCACAAATAAACTCAAAAAACTTACAAACAGTCTCAGCCAAAAAGAAGAACTCATAAAAAAACTTGAAGCTCAACTTTTAGAATGCTCAAAACTGGCAAGCCTCGGGCAACATAGTGCCGAACTTGCCCACGATATAAATAATCCTCTAACTATTATTAAAGAACGAGCAGGTTTAATTAAAGATATTTTAAATGATGAAAATCAAAACAATATCAATGAGTATGATCAAATAAAAGATAATGCGAGCAAAATAGAACAAAGCGTTGATAGGGCCTCAAAAATTTTACTACGAACCTTAAATTTTGCACGCAATAAAAATATTCGCAACACAAATACAAACTTACAAGCATTAATTATTGAGATCATTTCATTTTTAGAAAAGAAAATCAAAACGAAACAGATTGAAATACAAACTCATTTTGAACCTGATCTATATTTCAACGAACTTGATGCAAACAAAACCGAGCAAATAATTTTTAATATTCTTGATAATGCTTTAGACGCTGTTGAGGAAAAAGGTATTATAAAGATTGAAACAAGCCATAATTCAGAATCTTACATAATCCAAATTATTGATAACGGAAACGGAATCAGCGAAGAAAATTTAAAACTGATTTTTACTCCATTTTTTTCCACCAAAAATTCAGCAGTTAAACAAGATGGCGGAACAGGTCTCGGTCTTTTTATTGCGAACGCTTTAACAACTGAACTTGGCGGAACATTAAAAGCTGAAAACAACCTCGACGGCGGGGCTCGGTTTAGTATATTTTTACCAAAAATTTCAAACACTAATGAAAAACTATAATGTCAACAACTCTAAAACTTAAAGTTTGTGGTTTAACACGCCCCGAAGATATACAAACCTGTTGCGAACAAGGAATTGATTTTACAGGTCTGATTTTTGCTTCTAAAAGCCCTCGAAAATTGACACTTGAACAAGCTCAAAGCTTATTGGAACAAAGCGTTCAAGCTTTCAAGACCTATAAAACAAAAAAAGTCGGCGTTTTTGTCAAACAGCCTATTGATGAAGTCAGGGAAATTGCAACAACGCTCAATTTAGACTATATTCAACTCCACGGCGACGAAGACGAAGCCTTTTGCAATCATTTTAAGCCTGAAAAAATTATTAAAGTCGTTTGGGCTGACAAAATTGCGGAAAAGTGTAAAGATAAAAACGAATTTCAAACAAAATTTGAAGCGGAACTAAAACGCTTTTCTTCTTATTGTGCATATTTTTTGTGTGATGCGGGAAAATCAGGCGGAGGTAGCGGAGAATGCCTCAACTGGCTTAACTTAAGCACAATAAAGTTTCCAAAACCTTGGTTTTTAGCTGGTGGTTTAAATTTAAACAATGCCTCGCAAGCATTCAATGAAGCCAAGCCTAACGTCTTAGACTTTAACTCAGGCTTGGAACTTAGCCCGGGTATAAAAGATTGCAATAAAATTATTCAATTAAATCAGTGGCGAAGCCAAATATAAGAATAAAGAATAAAATTAAAGGAATATATTTATGAAAAAAGGTTATTTTGGTAATTTTGGCGGACAATTTGTACCGGAATTACTTATGCCCCCGCTCTTAGAACTTGAAGAAGCCTGCAAAACCATTCTGCCGAGTACAAAGTTTAAAAAAGAACTGCAAGACCTCTTAACAAATTTCGCAGGACGTAAAACACCTTTAACTCACTGCCAAAATTTATCAACCGAATTGGGGATTTCCCTTTGGCTTAAACGAGAAG from Desulfovibrio litoralis DSM 11393 encodes:
- a CDS encoding sensor histidine kinase: MQNLTSNITLLYSLLFFLAFLVGISWLVLLLFTNKLKKLTNSLSQKEELIKKLEAQLLECSKLASLGQHSAELAHDINNPLTIIKERAGLIKDILNDENQNNINEYDQIKDNASKIEQSVDRASKILLRTLNFARNKNIRNTNTNLQALIIEIISFLEKKIKTKQIEIQTHFEPDLYFNELDANKTEQIIFNILDNALDAVEEKGIIKIETSHNSESYIIQIIDNGNGISEENLKLIFTPFFSTKNSAVKQDGGTGLGLFIANALTTELGGTLKAENNLDGGARFSIFLPKISNTNEKL
- a CDS encoding 4Fe-4S dicluster domain-containing protein, whose amino-acid sequence is MNKLFNLTFPERLQITELDDIQTLLVPLRGHDVCKYVKKRSSVMQGALLASHQDNDIPDVHAPKSGIIKEITRTYIEIDCSKEAQATALENAKKFMEEALAKGEGQETLNSNTNANIEAKPVNLLELTPKDLIVALKNLGISARPFTRPCTTFILNGLNPEPGMCYAEELLATHAATIKAALLLIQRLSNADKYILALPEGNKTNIEGFTNQFVKAVYPISLARPLITKITGTESSKDVTMVHLNSVFNLGLVAQSGLPLNKTIISVQGKNFFTYIGTPVSTLLEQVNAVPQDKDTIILGGFMRGYPLSSTQRGIDQNDCAIIHEKYGTVPHLTDNPCINCGLCVNICPMRLRPNMLSRYAEFEQYNNCHKEYIELCIECGLCGYVCPACRPMQQYFKIAKHQLGIVSRQHTIQQPV
- a CDS encoding phosphoribosylanthranilate isomerase — its product is MSTTLKLKVCGLTRPEDIQTCCEQGIDFTGLIFASKSPRKLTLEQAQSLLEQSVQAFKTYKTKKVGVFVKQPIDEVREIATTLNLDYIQLHGDEDEAFCNHFKPEKIIKVVWADKIAEKCKDKNEFQTKFEAELKRFSSYCAYFLCDAGKSGGGSGECLNWLNLSTIKFPKPWFLAGGLNLNNASQAFNEAKPNVLDFNSGLELSPGIKDCNKIIQLNQWRSQI
- the rnfG gene encoding RnfABCDGE type electron transport complex subunit G, whose amino-acid sequence is MREIISMLVVLSAICGVSGLTLSFLKQTTAPTIRAQVLKYIQGPAITSVFSQADNKPLEEYKDFTLKDGKTVVTVFPYKQNNKLIGVALEAKGGGYGGDIGVIVGFNIEKDTLLGIGITEHKETPGIGSAVALPKFTNQFKGKGLDINLSSRGGKIDAISGATISSTGTVTAVQSAVNIYKELKANITSQWQ
- a CDS encoding FAD:protein FMN transferase encodes the protein MNYKSLTRRNFLKQATTLGASLFVLSPAQLLADSLTKNHISQETRLLMGTIVNITAKSQSKIQAETAIGLAFNEIERLIDIFNRHSSSSVIGTLNAQGKIKDIPVELSEVLTNAQKITLSSNEMFNPTIEPLLRYYETHKTNSAKLNVSSSEIKELRELADLNSVKINASGISFAKQGMGITLDGIAKGYITDMAAKVLEKNQVHDYMINAGGDIKVSGTNIDSQSWNIGIANPYQKGQSVETIRLNQGAIASSGGSENFFDSSKQNNHLINPYTGKSPNIASVSVVAPNTMLADALATTIALLPTSSAIKLINQTPNTACLILENSGERFTSATWNQLA
- a CDS encoding electron transport complex protein RnfA, producing MEYFLMFIGAVFVNNIVLAQFLGQCPYLGCSKEKSVSIGMGSAVIFVAVLATGLTWAAQKYLLNPMDLGYLQTIVFILLIAGLVQFVEMFLKKAAPPLYKALGIFLPLITTNCCVLGLAILAQREEFGLLEALFYSFSASLGFMLALVLMAGIRERLAVCHVPRALKGTSISLIMAGLMSMCFMAFKGMI
- a CDS encoding cytochrome c3 family protein, producing the protein MNKRSFPMLVVSCVLIFAALAIYLIPATAKEELPNKVLLPNSGGRVVFTHTKHLDYAIDPEKAKTNLQEAANAACVTCHHDLKVSNLVNEKTKTPLVYACGACHGASTAPDFKTAHQEKYFNTGGIQTCISCHHENELPGTLEEQPELQKLPLKEIGQYFTSCTESCHSNMLGRMDTFHNSCISCHDKVGKGPKKDQCKQCHTS
- the rsxE gene encoding electron transport complex subunit RsxE, whose protein sequence is MGSIWKEFSKGLWKEIPPFRLVLGLCPTLAVTKSAWNGFGMGLAVIFVLVLSNMVISSVRSIIPKKVRIVCFIALSATLVVAVELLMQAYTYTLYQQLGIFVPLIVVNCIILGRAEAFAAKNPVLLSAADGLGIGIGYTFALTFIGAIREVLGTGSLTIIGMVRDFLGFADPTKYDVLFSNFEPFRIMVEAPGAFLVLGIVLACMNWYTMWSAKKAGQDQLALDPAECGGCSGCSGCSDK
- the rnfB gene encoding RnfABCDGE type electron transport complex subunit B, coding for MVIDSVLMLAGLGFALAALLAIASRLLYVKEDPRIQEITEALPGANCGGCGFAGCESYAIAVLNSPDVGANLCVVGGEDTAKQVGLLAGKAVEEGAQNVCFRRCAREEGNVQQRFDYIGASTCASAALIEGGPYRCGWSCLGLGDCVRACPFDAITIKNNMAEINDALCLSCGVCVKTCPRSILQIIPQQARVMSYCATREKLKLVSEVCEVGCINCLSCLKACPGGAIKYENLRIEIDHAKCLAYGESCNEACVAACSRKILRSRNKGTKQPIVLQPKELVEDSVNA
- a CDS encoding RnfABCDGE type electron transport complex subunit D, whose amino-acid sequence is MTSKTEKNLLPIFTVDTPPYAHFGGSIQKMSRNMFIGLIPVIILSIMTYGLLSLRVMMLAIGTAVLTEALCLYLADRENRIYDGTAMVAGLLFALLLPAGAPWWLVIIGSSLSIAIGKQAFGGLGANPLCTPLVGWAILTISWPTQMDPNAMVLGSNLIDPLLKLKYFGVQSLPEGINSALLLGEQLGGLGTGFIAAITLGGIYLLITRTIRPEATIAYFLGVLISGVIFWKIDPNTHISPELYFLTGSTVLMGFFFITDHASSPVSSIGLILFGLLAGILTVLMRIYGIYADGAPFAVLLANLCTPLLDIIRPRPWGKRS